The following coding sequences are from one Bos indicus x Bos taurus breed Angus x Brahman F1 hybrid chromosome 5, Bos_hybrid_MaternalHap_v2.0, whole genome shotgun sequence window:
- the LOC113892932 gene encoding E3 ubiquitin-protein ligase SIAH1-like, which produces MTARPGRRSTSSWRPRLHGGRTTVWCLAGRRVGKGDRGLGGDRGLGGDRAAAVGRTLQRHQRPRVSRQCWPEEEAVAAVGDDPACLNQDRAEERSPSTEMSRQTATALPTGTSQTGTTSCNSEWASLFQCPICFDYVLPPILQCHSGHLVWSNCRPKISRCPTCRDPLRSIRNLAMEKVADSVLFPCKYASSGCEITLTHTEKADHEEFCEFRPYSCPCPGASCKWQGSRDAVIPHLMHQHESITTLQGEDIVFLATGINLPGAVDWVMMQSCFGFHFILVLEKQEKYVGHHQFFAIVQLIGTRKQAEDFAYRLELNGPRRRLTWEATPRSTHEGIATAITNSDCLVFDTRVAQFFAENGNLGINVTISMC; this is translated from the coding sequence ATGACAGCACGCCCAGGACGCCGGAGCACCTCCTCATGGCGGCCGCGCCTCCATGGCGGCCGCACCACTGTGTGGTGTTTAGCGGGAAGGCGTGTGGGAAAGGGCGACAGAGGCCTGGGGGGCGACAGAGGCCTGGGGGGCGACAGGGCGGCCGCTGTGGGCCGCACTCTCCAGCGGCATCAGCGACCGAGAGTGTCCCGTCAGTGTTGGCCTGAGGAAGAGGCGGTGGCGGCGGTTGGCGACGACCCAGCGTGTTTGAACCAGGACCGGGCCGAGGAGCGCTCTCCGTCCACAGAAATGAGTCGTCAGACAGCAACAGCGTTACCTACTGGAACCTCCCAGACTGGCACAACTTCGTGCAACAGTGAATGGGCGAGTCTCTTTCAGTGTCCGATCTGCTTTGACTATGTGTTACCACCCATTCTTCAGTGTCACAGTGGCCATCTTGTTTGGAGCAACTGTCGCCCAAAGATCTCCCGTTGTCCAACTTGCCGCGACCCATTGAGATCCATTCGCAACTTGGCTATGGAGAAAGTGGCCGATTCAGTCCTTTTCCCTTGTAAATATGCATCTTCTGGATGTGAAATAACTttgacacacacagaaaaagcagACCACGAAGAGTTCTGTGAGTTTAGGCCTTACTCCTGTCCGTGCCCTGGTGCTTCCTGTAAATGGCAAGGCTCTCGGGATGCTGTAATACCGCATCTGatgcatcagcatgaatccaTCACAACCCTGCAGGGAGAGGACATAGTTTTCCTTGCAACAGGCATTAATCTTCCTGGTGCTGTTGACTGGGTGATGATGCAGTCCTGTTTTGGTTTTCACTTCATATTAGTCttggagaaacaggaaaaatatgtTGGTCACCATCAATTCTTTGCGATTGTACAGCTGATAGGAACACGCAAACAGGCTGAAGACTTTGCTTATCGACTTGAGCTAAACGGTCCTAGGCGGCGGCTGACTTGGGAAGCCACGCCTCGATCTACTCACGAGGGAATTGCAACAGCCATTACGAATAGCGACTGCCTAGTCTTTGATACCAGAGTTGCACAGTTTTTTGCAGAAAATGGCAATTTAGGCATCAATGTAACTATTTCCATGTGTTGA